In a single window of the Pseudodesulfovibrio profundus genome:
- the flgC gene encoding flagellar basal body rod protein FlgC: MDFMTALDIGASGLKAQRANLNVISMNMANIRTTKTLEGGPYQRKSVSFESSPVYSPFDTEMQNQLNRELHGVKVLGVTADQRPFKQVYEPHHPDANDQGYVFYPDINVVEEMANMMNATRGYEANVQTITAVKQMFQRALRIGMGA, encoded by the coding sequence ATGGATTTCATGACAGCACTCGACATCGGCGCATCCGGGCTCAAGGCCCAGCGCGCCAATTTGAACGTCATATCCATGAATATGGCGAATATACGGACGACAAAGACACTGGAAGGCGGTCCCTACCAGCGCAAATCCGTGTCCTTCGAATCGTCCCCGGTCTATTCCCCCTTTGATACGGAAATGCAGAACCAGCTCAATCGCGAATTGCATGGTGTCAAAGTTCTGGGCGTCACCGCGGACCAGCGTCCCTTCAAGCAGGTGTACGAACCGCATCACCCTGACGCCAATGATCAGGGATACGTATTTTACCCGGACATCAACGTGGTTGAGGAAATGGCCAACATGATGAACGCCACCCGCGGCTACGAAGCCAATGTCCAGACTATCACTGCCGTAAAGCAGATGTTCCAGCGAGCATTGCGAATCGGCATGGGTGCCTAA
- the fliE gene encoding flagellar hook-basal body complex protein FliE: MVVKSVAINAYQSAMDVRSRSVQNTVAQSLKKAPKPVEDFSDTLSNSLKSVNEMQAEKKSMIEEFASGKNQNVHELMITMQKAGMTMQMTSAVRSKLMQSYQEIMRMPF, translated from the coding sequence ATGGTTGTCAAAAGTGTCGCCATAAACGCCTATCAGAGCGCCATGGATGTGCGCAGCCGTTCTGTCCAGAACACTGTTGCCCAGTCCCTGAAAAAGGCTCCCAAGCCGGTTGAGGATTTTTCTGACACGCTGTCCAACTCGCTGAAGTCAGTCAACGAGATGCAGGCGGAAAAGAAGTCCATGATTGAAGAGTTCGCGTCGGGCAAGAACCAGAACGTACACGAACTCATGATCACCATGCAGAAAGCGGGCATGACCATGCAGATGACCAGTGCGGTCCGCTCGAAGCTCATGCAGTCTTATCAAGAAATCATGCGCATGCCCTTCTAG
- the fliG gene encoding flagellar motor switch protein FliG, whose product MADFTGPQKTAIVLLALGDNFTAEVFKRMERNEIAAVSKAMLTTDSIPREQVLEVLKEYNDALAYGAELLVGGPEQVKRLLTKSLDSETAKYIMDSLDLDTGPTPFQELENVSPRILAQILRNEHPQTLALILGHLHPDQAAELIQNLPAGVRAEVLMRLAKLEAVAEEMLMEVDKVLQSQLIAMGGKEGKKVGGVPSVAEILNAVDRNTEEEVLSEIEEESTQMAEDIRNLMFVFEDIKSVDDVAIRELLKEVSNEDLTIALKGASDELKDKFFKNLSERASAMIKEDLEIMPPKKLSEVEAAQQNIVKTVRRLEDEGKIVISRGGSDVFV is encoded by the coding sequence ATGGCCGACTTCACCGGACCCCAAAAGACTGCCATCGTGCTGCTCGCCCTTGGTGACAATTTCACGGCGGAAGTGTTCAAGCGAATGGAGCGAAACGAGATCGCCGCCGTATCCAAGGCCATGCTCACGACCGATTCCATTCCCCGTGAACAGGTGCTGGAAGTGCTCAAGGAGTACAACGACGCACTGGCCTATGGCGCGGAACTTCTTGTCGGTGGTCCGGAACAGGTCAAGCGTCTGCTGACCAAGTCCCTTGACAGTGAGACAGCCAAATACATCATGGACTCTCTGGATCTGGATACCGGACCTACCCCGTTCCAGGAACTCGAGAATGTCAGCCCTCGTATTCTGGCCCAGATTCTCCGCAACGAACATCCGCAGACCCTGGCCCTTATTCTGGGTCACCTGCACCCGGATCAGGCTGCGGAGCTTATCCAGAACCTCCCGGCAGGCGTTCGGGCCGAGGTGCTCATGCGCCTTGCCAAGCTCGAAGCCGTTGCAGAGGAAATGCTCATGGAAGTAGACAAGGTTCTCCAGAGCCAGCTCATTGCCATGGGCGGCAAGGAAGGCAAGAAGGTCGGCGGTGTTCCATCGGTTGCAGAAATTCTCAACGCCGTGGATCGCAACACCGAAGAAGAAGTGCTCTCCGAAATCGAAGAGGAATCCACCCAGATGGCGGAAGACATCCGCAACCTCATGTTCGTTTTCGAAGATATCAAGAGTGTCGACGATGTCGCCATCCGCGAGCTGCTCAAGGAGGTTTCCAACGAAGACCTCACCATCGCACTCAAGGGCGCATCCGATGAACTCAAGGATAAGTTCTTCAAGAACCTGTCTGAACGTGCCAGCGCAATGATCAAGGAAGACCTTGAAATCATGCCGCCCAAGAAGCTGTCCGAAGTCGAAGCGGCGCAGCAGAATATTGTCAAGACCGTCCGCCGTCTGGAAGACGAAGGCAAGATTGTCATAAGCCGAGGTGGAAGCGATGTCTTTGTCTAA
- a CDS encoding MerR family transcriptional regulator, translating into MEDLQEFKTYKIGQAAKELGVKTYVLRFWEGEFDEIEPIRTQSGQRLYTEEHLEKIREIKQLLYDEGLTIDGAKKKLQSRDNAPLLQDIYNELLEIKKLLA; encoded by the coding sequence ATGGAAGATTTACAGGAGTTCAAGACATATAAGATAGGTCAGGCTGCCAAGGAACTTGGGGTCAAGACGTATGTCCTCCGTTTCTGGGAAGGGGAGTTCGATGAGATCGAGCCCATTCGCACCCAATCGGGCCAGCGGTTGTATACCGAAGAGCACCTGGAAAAAATCCGCGAAATCAAGCAACTCCTCTACGATGAGGGGCTCACCATTGATGGAGCGAAAAAGAAATTGCAAAGCCGTGACAACGCTCCTTTGCTGCAAGATATCTATAACGAGCTCCTCGAAATCAAGAAACTTTTGGCATAG
- a CDS encoding FliH/SctL family protein, whose amino-acid sequence MSLSKHTPGKPAPRYTGKVVVGMHTPGPDEMTIQELEGKRRLQWDESTNEEYLARVKAKAKEKAKEIILMAELEAEALRATARHEGYDEGIAQAQADLEAHTQAMSAEVENILSQIGAQGATIFNERREDIMALIKLAVEKTLDIELKESRLESLQSLMAEALERIESQRQILVKCCPEDAPDLEAFIATIQERNPKLEYWTVKGDPALQPGGIVVESADGKVDNSIAGRWKGVEPIFEQLTKQLTAPDEG is encoded by the coding sequence ATGTCTTTGTCTAAGCACACTCCCGGCAAGCCCGCGCCCCGTTATACGGGCAAGGTGGTTGTCGGCATGCATACTCCCGGTCCGGATGAAATGACCATCCAGGAACTCGAAGGGAAGCGACGCCTCCAGTGGGACGAGTCGACCAACGAGGAGTATCTGGCACGGGTCAAGGCCAAGGCCAAGGAGAAGGCCAAGGAAATCATCTTGATGGCTGAACTGGAAGCAGAAGCGCTCCGTGCAACTGCCCGTCATGAGGGGTACGATGAAGGAATCGCCCAGGCGCAGGCCGACCTCGAAGCCCATACCCAGGCCATGTCTGCCGAGGTGGAGAATATCCTCTCCCAGATCGGCGCACAGGGAGCGACTATTTTCAATGAACGCCGCGAAGATATCATGGCCCTCATCAAACTCGCCGTGGAAAAGACACTGGACATCGAACTCAAGGAGTCGCGTCTTGAATCCCTGCAATCGCTGATGGCCGAAGCCCTTGAGCGTATCGAGTCACAGCGTCAGATTCTCGTCAAGTGTTGCCCGGAGGACGCTCCAGACCTTGAAGCTTTTATTGCCACCATCCAGGAGCGCAATCCCAAGCTTGAATACTGGACCGTCAAAGGCGATCCGGCTCTCCAACCGGGTGGTATCGTGGTTGAAAGTGCCGACGGCAAGGTCGACAACTCCATTGCCGGACGCTGGAAAGGCGTGGAACCCATTTTTGAACAATTGACCAAGCAGTTGACTGCCCCGGACGAGGGATAG
- a CDS encoding arsenate reductase ArsC, producing the protein MNILFLCTGNSCRSQMAEAWARQLHPDFGVWSAGVVKHGMNPNVATMMNEVGVDISAQSSKTVDDLPDVKFDYIVTLCGHASENCPFFPAQSKRVHRGFDDPPSIVKEQGLEGEEMLDVYRRVRDEIKGMVSGIPDNLSE; encoded by the coding sequence ATGAATATTCTTTTCTTATGCACCGGCAATTCGTGTCGTAGCCAGATGGCGGAAGCGTGGGCGCGTCAACTGCACCCTGATTTCGGGGTCTGGTCGGCTGGTGTGGTCAAGCATGGGATGAATCCCAATGTTGCCACGATGATGAACGAAGTCGGAGTGGATATTTCGGCGCAGTCATCCAAAACCGTCGATGATTTGCCTGACGTGAAGTTCGATTACATTGTCACGCTTTGTGGACATGCGTCAGAAAACTGTCCGTTCTTCCCGGCGCAGAGCAAACGTGTTCACCGCGGATTTGATGACCCGCCCTCCATCGTCAAAGAGCAAGGGCTTGAAGGCGAGGAAATGCTTGATGTCTATCGTCGGGTTCGGGATGAAATCAAAGGCATGGTATCCGGCATCCCGGATAATCTAAGCGAATAG
- the rplT gene encoding 50S ribosomal protein L20, which yields MRVKRGVAAKRRHKKYLKMAKGYRGAGSRLYRTARERVEKALCNAYRDRKRKKREFRKLWIMRINAAARINGLSYSRLMNGLKLAGIELNRKVLADMAVRNPEVFAKVAEAAKAKVS from the coding sequence ATGAGAGTTAAACGTGGTGTAGCCGCCAAGCGGCGTCACAAAAAATACCTGAAGATGGCCAAAGGTTACCGCGGAGCCGGTAGCCGCCTTTACCGCACAGCTCGTGAGCGCGTTGAAAAGGCCCTTTGCAACGCCTATCGCGACCGCAAGCGTAAAAAACGTGAATTTCGCAAGCTGTGGATCATGCGTATCAACGCTGCCGCCCGTATCAACGGTCTGTCTTACAGCCGTCTGATGAACGGACTCAAGCTGGCAGGTATTGAGCTGAACCGCAAGGTCCTCGCTGACATGGCAGTGCGCAATCCTGAAGTATTTGCCAAAGTCGCAGAGGCCGCCAAAGCCAAGGTGAGCTAA
- the flgB gene encoding flagellar basal body rod protein FlgB, translating to MKGIIGSHIHLTSKVMDMRLERQNLVMGNISNVNTPDYKARRLEFEEKLQSALNQDAHGKMTRTQQSHLPAAFEANGFQGDGLRDFKPRHIYGEDAVDLDKEMTQLTKNGMMYNALAQVIQKNFQGMKKVIQEGAK from the coding sequence ATGAAGGGAATAATCGGCAGTCACATACATTTGACATCCAAAGTCATGGACATGCGTCTGGAGCGTCAGAATCTTGTCATGGGAAACATTTCCAACGTGAACACGCCTGACTACAAGGCCCGCCGTCTTGAATTCGAAGAAAAGCTGCAGAGCGCACTCAACCAGGACGCTCACGGCAAGATGACCCGCACCCAGCAATCACATCTTCCGGCCGCATTCGAGGCCAACGGATTCCAGGGTGATGGTCTGAGAGATTTCAAGCCACGCCACATCTACGGTGAAGACGCCGTGGATCTCGATAAGGAAATGACCCAGCTGACCAAGAACGGGATGATGTACAACGCCCTCGCACAGGTTATTCAAAAGAATTTCCAGGGCATGAAGAAGGTCATTCAGGAAGGAGCTAAGTAA
- the pheS gene encoding phenylalanine--tRNA ligase subunit alpha, whose product MSNELKSFLEGLDSLAQDCESRKGQACSLEELDELRIEFLGRKGKLAQLMGQLGKLDNADKPEGGKKANEIKQRITALIDGWQADLKAAEASQALAQFDPTMPGRKPWAGSKHPVTLVMNEVCDVLTGLGFEHAAGPEVENDWHNFEALNIPPEHPARDMQDTLYVSENIVLRTHTSGMQIRSMLKQEPPVAVIAPGKVYRRDSDLTHTPMFHQIEGLLVDRNVSMADLRGTLTVFVRRIFGAKTDVRFRPSFFPFTEPSAEVDISCVACGGKGETGGKTCRICKGTGWVEILGCGMVDPNVFKSVGYDPEVYTGFAFGLGIERIAMLKYNIGDLRMFFENDVRFLEQFA is encoded by the coding sequence GTGAGTAATGAATTGAAGTCCTTCCTGGAAGGACTCGACAGCCTGGCCCAAGATTGCGAGTCTCGCAAGGGCCAGGCTTGTTCGTTAGAGGAACTGGACGAACTTCGGATCGAGTTCTTGGGTAGAAAGGGGAAGCTGGCCCAGCTTATGGGGCAGCTTGGTAAACTGGATAATGCCGACAAGCCGGAAGGCGGTAAAAAGGCCAACGAGATCAAGCAGCGAATCACTGCGCTGATTGACGGTTGGCAGGCCGACCTGAAAGCTGCGGAAGCAAGTCAGGCGTTGGCACAGTTCGACCCCACCATGCCTGGGCGCAAGCCTTGGGCCGGTTCCAAGCATCCTGTTACCCTCGTCATGAACGAAGTCTGTGACGTGCTGACCGGTTTGGGATTCGAGCACGCTGCCGGTCCTGAAGTCGAAAACGACTGGCACAACTTCGAGGCGCTCAACATTCCTCCCGAGCATCCGGCTCGCGACATGCAGGACACGCTGTATGTTTCCGAGAACATTGTCCTTCGTACGCATACTTCCGGTATGCAGATCAGGTCGATGCTCAAGCAGGAACCGCCTGTGGCTGTCATCGCCCCCGGTAAGGTCTATCGCCGTGATTCCGATTTGACCCACACCCCGATGTTCCACCAGATCGAAGGGTTGCTGGTTGATCGAAATGTTTCCATGGCTGACCTGCGCGGAACACTGACGGTCTTCGTGCGTCGCATCTTCGGTGCAAAGACCGATGTCCGTTTCCGTCCCAGCTTCTTCCCGTTCACCGAACCGAGCGCAGAAGTCGATATCTCCTGTGTGGCCTGTGGCGGCAAAGGGGAGACCGGCGGGAAAACGTGCCGAATCTGTAAGGGAACCGGTTGGGTTGAAATCCTCGGATGTGGCATGGTTGATCCCAATGTCTTCAAGTCCGTTGGGTACGATCCTGAAGTATACACTGGTTTTGCCTTTGGTCTCGGTATTGAGCGTATCGCCATGCTCAAATACAACATCGGCGACCTGCGTATGTTCTTTGAGAACGACGTTCGTTTTCTCGAACAGTTTGCATAG
- a CDS encoding FliI/YscN family ATPase: MSGSPLHMLEELDPCQTFGKVTKVVGLIAEGQGIKAPLGSVCYLIPESSDPIPAEVVGFRDGACLFMPYSDMRGIGPGSLIQNAATPPHIPVGKELLGRAVDAFGKPLDGKGPIAAETYAALHREPPNPLDRPRINEPLDVGIRSVNSLLTLGKGQRVGIMAGSGVGKSTTLGMMARYTKADINVIALVGERGREVVEFMERDLGPEGMARSVLIVATSDKSPLIRMRAAYAATAVAEFFRDQGKDVLLMMDSVTRFAMAGREVGLAAGEPPTRGGYTPSVFAHLPQLLERAGKAKTGSITGIYTVLVDGDDFNEPIADSTRSILDGHIVLTRDLADLGHYPAIDVLKSVSRLRSDITSDEAQADGRALLRHMATFKKVEDMVNIGAYQKGANPEVDKAISMVGPINKFLRQLVSENEPLESAMQKMHALVGGQPSNQTQQRPQQNAAPNQQPQQQPQQQQRRQEPIPPGDISVKMG; this comes from the coding sequence ATGAGCGGCTCGCCACTCCACATGCTGGAAGAGCTCGATCCGTGTCAGACGTTCGGCAAGGTCACCAAAGTCGTTGGCCTCATCGCCGAAGGACAAGGCATCAAGGCTCCACTGGGGTCGGTCTGCTACCTCATTCCGGAATCCAGTGATCCCATTCCTGCGGAAGTGGTCGGTTTTCGCGACGGAGCATGTTTGTTCATGCCCTACTCGGACATGCGCGGGATCGGGCCGGGTAGCTTGATTCAAAATGCTGCTACGCCACCCCATATCCCTGTCGGCAAAGAACTTCTCGGCCGTGCGGTTGATGCATTCGGCAAGCCCCTTGATGGCAAAGGACCGATTGCGGCTGAGACTTATGCTGCCCTGCACCGTGAGCCACCCAATCCACTGGATCGCCCTCGCATCAACGAACCGCTTGATGTCGGCATACGATCCGTCAATTCCCTGCTGACCCTGGGCAAGGGGCAGCGTGTCGGTATTATGGCGGGTTCTGGCGTCGGTAAATCCACCACCTTGGGCATGATGGCCCGTTACACCAAGGCTGACATCAATGTCATTGCACTGGTAGGCGAGCGTGGCAGAGAGGTTGTGGAGTTCATGGAGCGTGACCTTGGTCCTGAAGGTATGGCCCGTTCCGTGCTCATTGTTGCCACATCGGACAAAAGTCCGCTCATTCGTATGCGCGCAGCCTACGCAGCCACTGCTGTTGCTGAATTTTTCCGGGATCAGGGCAAGGATGTCCTGCTGATGATGGATTCCGTCACCCGTTTTGCCATGGCAGGACGCGAAGTCGGCCTTGCAGCAGGCGAACCCCCGACTCGTGGTGGGTACACGCCATCAGTTTTCGCTCACCTTCCGCAGTTGCTGGAACGAGCAGGCAAAGCCAAGACCGGTTCTATAACCGGTATTTACACGGTTTTGGTTGATGGTGACGACTTTAATGAACCCATTGCCGACTCCACCCGCTCTATTCTTGACGGTCACATCGTCCTCACCCGCGACCTAGCCGATCTCGGTCACTATCCGGCCATTGACGTGCTCAAGTCTGTCAGTCGTCTGCGTAGCGATATCACCAGTGATGAAGCGCAGGCAGACGGTCGAGCCCTGCTGCGACATATGGCGACATTCAAAAAAGTGGAAGACATGGTCAACATCGGCGCCTATCAGAAAGGCGCCAACCCGGAAGTCGACAAGGCCATCTCAATGGTTGGCCCCATCAACAAATTTCTCAGGCAGCTTGTGTCTGAAAATGAACCACTGGAATCAGCCATGCAGAAAATGCATGCGCTCGTCGGTGGACAGCCCTCCAATCAGACGCAGCAACGCCCACAGCAAAACGCTGCTCCCAACCAGCAGCCACAACAGCAGCCACAACAGCAGCAACGCAGACAGGAACCGATCCCTCCAGGGGATATTTCGGTGAAGATGGGATAA
- the fliF gene encoding flagellar basal-body MS-ring/collar protein FliF → MPPSVSEYLQKVTGFWSDRTMSQRILIAGLAVSVILAFALMIYWMNKPDYKTLMTNLYPEDANRVVSMLQAAKEDYRLTDNGSTIQVPADRVYELRLQVAGEGNLHGQGIGFEIFDEVQIGQTDFVQHINYQRALQGELARTITEFPMVDKTRVHLVLPQKSLFIEDQMPPSASIFLQLKDDGKLGANEVQGIVNLVAMAVEGLDPKNITVTDMKGRPLYTPEDDSMGLALSNTQLEYKAEIERKMQRRIMELLGPVVGPEKVIARVNSDLDFSQKTIRKEVFDPDGSVVRSETRSEETTAGAANLAGGEPDANFRGDGFTGTRTTQDSTRESRTTNFEINKQEENIIAPVGELQRLSVAVIVDGTWQTNEETGESVYVPRTEEELQRIENLIANAVGFDSVRGDTIEVSNISFGEPVLYDSESLMRTMLEYAQRLGKPFLNGLLIFLFLILVVRPVVMALIRPRVAEQEIEEMAGLPGAERLALEEEEVDEEAMDISRRLENAKNHAVQLSDENLDQAVHLLKTWLTQEEGA, encoded by the coding sequence ATGCCACCGTCTGTATCCGAATACCTTCAGAAAGTAACCGGCTTCTGGTCTGACCGCACCATGTCGCAACGAATCCTCATCGCAGGACTCGCTGTGTCGGTCATCCTTGCTTTCGCCCTGATGATCTACTGGATGAACAAGCCTGACTACAAAACCCTCATGACCAACCTGTATCCCGAGGATGCAAACCGCGTTGTGAGCATGCTTCAGGCTGCCAAAGAAGATTACCGGCTCACGGACAACGGCAGCACCATCCAGGTACCAGCCGATCGTGTCTACGAACTGCGTCTTCAGGTGGCCGGAGAAGGCAACCTGCACGGCCAGGGCATCGGGTTTGAAATTTTTGATGAAGTACAGATCGGCCAGACCGACTTTGTGCAGCACATCAACTACCAGCGCGCATTGCAGGGAGAACTGGCACGAACCATCACTGAGTTCCCCATGGTCGACAAGACCCGCGTTCACCTGGTGCTGCCTCAGAAGTCGCTGTTCATCGAAGACCAAATGCCCCCGTCCGCATCCATCTTCCTGCAGCTCAAGGATGACGGCAAGCTCGGCGCCAATGAAGTTCAAGGCATCGTGAACCTCGTGGCAATGGCCGTTGAAGGACTGGACCCGAAGAACATTACTGTCACCGACATGAAAGGCCGTCCCCTCTATACACCCGAAGACGACTCCATGGGACTGGCTCTTTCCAATACCCAGCTTGAATACAAGGCGGAAATCGAACGCAAGATGCAGCGCCGCATCATGGAACTGCTCGGCCCGGTCGTCGGTCCTGAAAAGGTCATCGCCCGTGTCAACTCCGACCTCGATTTCAGCCAGAAGACCATCCGCAAGGAAGTATTTGATCCCGACGGTTCCGTGGTTCGCTCCGAGACACGTAGCGAAGAAACCACTGCCGGTGCTGCCAACCTCGCAGGTGGCGAGCCGGATGCCAACTTCCGTGGCGACGGATTCACCGGAACCCGCACCACTCAGGATTCAACCCGTGAATCGCGCACAACCAACTTCGAGATCAACAAGCAGGAAGAAAATATCATCGCCCCCGTCGGGGAGTTGCAACGCCTGAGCGTCGCGGTTATCGTGGACGGAACATGGCAGACCAATGAAGAAACCGGCGAATCCGTTTATGTGCCACGCACCGAAGAAGAGCTGCAACGCATTGAAAACCTGATCGCCAATGCCGTAGGATTTGACTCCGTACGCGGAGACACCATAGAAGTGTCCAACATATCCTTCGGTGAACCCGTACTGTACGACTCCGAGTCCCTGATGCGCACCATGCTGGAATACGCCCAGCGGCTCGGCAAGCCGTTCCTGAACGGTCTCCTGATCTTCCTCTTCCTGATCCTCGTGGTTCGCCCCGTGGTCATGGCTCTGATCCGACCCCGCGTCGCAGAGCAGGAAATCGAAGAAATGGCCGGTCTGCCCGGAGCCGAACGCCTCGCCCTCGAAGAGGAAGAGGTGGACGAAGAGGCCATGGATATCTCCAGACGCCTCGAAAACGCGAAAAACCATGCAGTACAACTGTCTGACGAAAACCTTGATCAGGCCGTTCATCTGCTCAAGACCTGGCTGACCCAGGAGGAAGGTGCGTAA
- the pheT gene encoding phenylalanine--tRNA ligase subunit beta, which translates to MLVSLNWLREFVPYEGEIQALGDKLTMLGLELEGIEDPFENVKDIVVGYVVECEKHPEAEKLSVCTVDVGGPETLTIVCGAPNVAKGQKVPVATVGTVMPEGMKIKKAKLRGVKSMGMICSENELGFSDDHEGIWVLDDSFTVGDKLVDALKLERTVFDFDITPNRADCLSILGFARETALAFDLPLTLPKLNLVESGGNAADEVKILIDDPELCPAYHARVLHGVETRKAPDWMRFKLLALGQRPISNIVDCTNYIMFELGQPLHSFDMDLIEDATIRVAPATDGMKFTTLDDVERTLTANDLLIWDGKKPIALAGVMGGANSEMQAGSTNVLLEAAVFRPGTVRKTARRLALPSDASYRFERGVDQQMTRFAMDRAAQLMAETSGGTVVTGVASNEPMPWEDRKHVYRHARCMSLLGLDLEPSFAKKVFEGEGCTVEDSDADNWTVSSPSHRLDLEREVDLYEEVGRVFGLDQIPAVLPKVAKSLNTSTSGLTEFAFIQDVKTWGAGIGLNEAINYSFVGDEDLDRLGLPKEGRVNIANPLSEEQNVLRTDLAPGLLNTLKNNLAQGNNHVRIFEVAKRFVADAESETETETREYVRLGMLMYGPRHATEWPWEAGEADYLDVKGHVEHLVMNHLKLAEPQFALVEDHPYLAPCVEVTLDDTSIGFMGKVKEEIADYYHAKKDVWLADMDLDALRSIVNDHKIIFAPLPVFPPSRRDVTVIGPSTLTAQTIREAITDAGVSILESVELVAEFVPEGQDEERNLSFRLTYRHPKKTLKDKQVDKEHKKVLAALEKNLPIRF; encoded by the coding sequence ATGTTAGTCAGTCTCAATTGGTTGCGGGAATTTGTTCCCTACGAGGGAGAAATTCAGGCTCTTGGTGACAAACTCACCATGCTTGGTCTGGAGCTTGAAGGCATCGAAGATCCTTTCGAGAATGTGAAGGATATCGTTGTCGGCTATGTTGTGGAGTGCGAAAAGCACCCCGAAGCCGAGAAGCTCTCGGTCTGCACGGTTGACGTCGGCGGTCCCGAAACCCTGACCATCGTGTGCGGTGCGCCTAACGTCGCCAAGGGACAGAAGGTTCCTGTGGCCACCGTCGGAACCGTCATGCCTGAAGGTATGAAGATCAAGAAAGCCAAGCTCCGTGGCGTCAAGTCCATGGGCATGATCTGCTCTGAGAATGAGCTTGGTTTTTCCGATGATCATGAAGGCATTTGGGTTCTCGATGATTCTTTCACCGTCGGCGACAAGTTGGTCGACGCATTGAAACTTGAGCGCACAGTATTTGATTTTGACATCACGCCCAACAGGGCGGATTGCCTTTCGATCCTCGGCTTTGCCCGTGAGACTGCGCTTGCCTTCGACCTTCCGCTGACATTGCCCAAGCTGAATCTGGTTGAATCCGGTGGCAATGCTGCTGATGAAGTGAAAATACTGATCGATGATCCTGAGCTTTGTCCTGCTTACCATGCTCGTGTGCTGCATGGTGTCGAGACACGCAAGGCCCCGGACTGGATGCGCTTTAAATTGTTGGCACTCGGGCAGCGCCCCATTTCCAACATCGTTGATTGCACGAACTACATCATGTTCGAGTTGGGTCAGCCGTTGCACTCCTTTGATATGGATCTGATCGAAGATGCCACCATTCGAGTCGCACCTGCCACCGACGGGATGAAATTTACCACGCTGGACGATGTCGAGCGCACCCTTACTGCCAATGATCTCCTTATCTGGGACGGCAAGAAGCCCATCGCTCTGGCCGGTGTCATGGGTGGTGCCAACTCCGAGATGCAGGCAGGCTCCACCAACGTTCTGCTCGAAGCTGCTGTCTTCCGCCCGGGCACGGTTCGCAAAACCGCCCGCCGATTGGCCCTGCCGTCTGACGCTTCCTATCGCTTTGAGCGTGGTGTCGATCAGCAGATGACCCGCTTCGCCATGGATCGTGCGGCACAGTTGATGGCTGAAACCTCCGGCGGCACCGTCGTCACCGGCGTTGCCTCCAATGAGCCAATGCCTTGGGAAGATCGCAAGCACGTGTATCGTCATGCTCGCTGCATGTCCCTTCTCGGCCTTGATCTGGAACCGTCCTTTGCCAAGAAAGTCTTCGAGGGTGAAGGGTGCACGGTTGAAGATTCCGATGCAGACAACTGGACTGTTTCCTCGCCGTCCCATCGTCTTGATCTGGAACGTGAAGTCGATCTTTACGAAGAGGTCGGGCGAGTTTTCGGCCTGGATCAGATTCCGGCAGTTCTGCCGAAGGTGGCAAAGTCTCTCAATACTTCCACTTCCGGTCTGACTGAGTTCGCTTTCATTCAGGACGTCAAGACCTGGGGCGCGGGTATCGGCCTCAACGAAGCGATCAACTACAGCTTCGTGGGTGATGAAGATTTGGACCGCCTTGGTTTGCCCAAGGAAGGACGCGTCAATATCGCGAATCCCTTGTCCGAAGAGCAGAACGTCCTGCGGACCGACCTTGCTCCCGGCCTGCTGAATACGCTGAAGAACAATCTGGCGCAGGGCAACAACCATGTCCGTATTTTTGAAGTAGCCAAGCGCTTTGTGGCCGATGCCGAATCCGAAACCGAAACCGAAACCCGCGAGTATGTCCGTCTGGGCATGCTCATGTACGGCCCCCGTCATGCGACCGAATGGCCGTGGGAAGCCGGTGAAGCTGACTACCTTGATGTGAAAGGGCATGTGGAGCATCTGGTCATGAACCACCTCAAACTGGCAGAACCGCAGTTTGCTCTTGTGGAAGACCATCCTTACCTTGCTCCGTGCGTTGAAGTCACTCTGGATGATACGTCCATCGGTTTCATGGGTAAGGTTAAGGAAGAAATCGCCGATTACTATCACGCGAAAAAGGATGTCTGGTTGGCTGACATGGATCTGGATGCACTGCGTAGCATCGTCAATGATCACAAGATCATCTTTGCTCCGCTGCCGGTATTTCCGCCGAGCCGTCGCGATGTGACTGTCATTGGACCGTCCACGCTGACCGCCCAGACCATCCGTGAGGCTATAACCGATGCCGGTGTCTCCATTCTGGAGTCCGTGGAGCTGGTCGCTGAATTTGTCCCCGAGGGGCAGGATGAAGAGCGTAACCTGTCGTTCCGCTTGACCTATCGTCACCCCAAGAAGACACTCAAGGACAAACAGGTGGATAAGGAGCATAAAAAAGTGCTTGCCGCCCTGGAAAAGAATCTTCCGATTCGCTTCTAG